In one Pseudomonas tensinigenes genomic region, the following are encoded:
- a CDS encoding acyl-CoA thioesterase produces the protein MRFSDLLDAVRRQPELTIPAEWGQGRASFGGLVAALQYEAMRAKVPADRPVRSLAITFVGPVEPEVPVSFEVDVLREGKAVSQVMGRAMQNGQVVTIIQGSFGASRPSEVAVEAYPAPAMKHWDECQELPYIKGVTPEFMRHLAMRWSVGGMPFTGNQSRLMGGWVRLRGDVKEEPVNEAHLLALVDAWPPALLPYLKKPAPGSTLTWTIEFVQPLRDLSTLDWCQYLADIEYAADGYGHVAAKLWSAEGELIAMSRQTVTIFA, from the coding sequence ATGCGCTTTAGCGATCTGCTCGATGCGGTCCGCCGCCAACCGGAACTGACGATTCCTGCCGAATGGGGTCAGGGCCGTGCCAGTTTCGGTGGTCTGGTTGCCGCGCTGCAATACGAAGCCATGCGCGCGAAAGTCCCGGCCGATCGCCCGGTGCGTTCATTGGCGATCACTTTTGTCGGCCCGGTCGAGCCTGAAGTCCCGGTGAGCTTTGAAGTGGATGTGCTGCGTGAAGGCAAAGCCGTCAGCCAGGTCATGGGCCGGGCGATGCAGAATGGTCAGGTGGTAACGATCATTCAAGGCAGCTTCGGTGCCTCGCGGCCGTCGGAGGTTGCCGTCGAAGCGTATCCGGCGCCGGCAATGAAACACTGGGACGAATGCCAGGAGCTGCCTTACATCAAAGGCGTGACCCCGGAATTCATGCGTCATCTGGCGATGCGCTGGAGTGTCGGTGGGATGCCGTTCACCGGCAATCAATCGCGGCTGATGGGCGGCTGGGTGCGCTTGCGTGGGGATGTCAAAGAAGAGCCGGTCAATGAGGCGCATCTGTTGGCCCTGGTGGACGCATGGCCGCCCGCGCTGTTGCCGTATCTGAAGAAGCCTGCGCCGGGCAGCACGCTGACCTGGACCATCGAATTCGTTCAGCCGTTACGCGACTTGAGCACGCTGGACTGGTGCCAATACCTCGCCGACATCGAGTACGCCGCCGACGGCTACGGCCATGTCGCCGCCAAGTTGTGGAGCGCTGAAGGTGAATTGATTGCGATGAGTCGTCAGACCGTCACAATCTTCGCCTGA
- a CDS encoding methyl-accepting chemotaxis protein: MGAWLSNISLKYKFWAVNAVAFVTTLLLVLYAVQLEQQARSHASQASAQAQAQLLKAWPAGQPLPKTDQVLTFKRGEAPRLNDQPLLEITESNGWNEINHLPLFGDNPLMGAEVFSRADGQQVAVIAYGPSLSQVFSERFANYAVAVFILMFAMLCASQLLIRFLLSQLNTLKDVMLHVEKSGDLSARVPLAGKDEVGQMANAFNAMQAGYQRVVSTVANTARQLDVGAARLASSMNEVRNGMLGQQSETDQAATAINEMTATVYHIAQHAGATRDLSQTADGLAGSGQQVVARVQHSIAGLSSGVQQTAEMIQRLAEDSQKINGVVSVIHSIAEQTNLLALNAAIEAARAGEMGRGFAVVADEVRNLAKRVQTSTDEITTMVSALQAGTRDAVDFMQESSYKADDCVQQAQEAGEALAEITGAVAQMRESNTQIAVAAEQQSQVAEEMNRAVVSIRDVTENTVQQTVDSATTSNELATLAGELSKAIGQLKL, from the coding sequence ATGGGTGCCTGGCTTAGCAATATCTCGCTGAAATACAAATTCTGGGCGGTCAATGCGGTCGCCTTCGTTACTACCCTGCTGCTGGTGCTGTACGCCGTGCAGCTCGAACAACAGGCGCGCAGTCACGCGTCACAGGCCTCGGCGCAAGCCCAGGCACAACTGCTCAAAGCCTGGCCGGCCGGGCAACCGCTGCCGAAGACCGATCAGGTGCTGACCTTCAAGCGTGGCGAAGCACCGCGCCTGAATGATCAACCCTTGCTGGAAATAACTGAAAGCAACGGCTGGAACGAAATCAATCACCTACCGCTGTTCGGTGACAACCCATTGATGGGCGCCGAAGTGTTCAGCCGCGCCGATGGCCAGCAGGTCGCGGTGATTGCCTACGGCCCGAGCCTGAGTCAGGTGTTCAGCGAGCGTTTCGCCAATTACGCAGTGGCGGTGTTCATCCTGATGTTCGCCATGCTGTGTGCCTCGCAACTGTTGATCCGCTTCCTGCTCAGCCAGCTCAACACCTTGAAAGACGTGATGCTCCACGTCGAAAAAAGCGGTGATCTCTCGGCCCGAGTGCCATTGGCGGGCAAAGATGAAGTCGGGCAGATGGCCAATGCGTTCAACGCGATGCAGGCCGGTTATCAGCGCGTTGTCAGCACCGTGGCCAACACCGCACGGCAACTGGATGTCGGTGCGGCGCGGCTGGCCTCGAGCATGAACGAAGTGCGTAACGGCATGCTCGGCCAGCAGAGCGAAACCGATCAGGCCGCTACCGCGATCAATGAAATGACCGCCACGGTTTATCACATCGCCCAACACGCCGGCGCCACCCGCGACCTGTCGCAGACCGCCGATGGTCTCGCCGGCAGCGGTCAGCAAGTGGTCGCGCGAGTGCAGCACTCGATTGCCGGGCTCTCCAGCGGCGTACAGCAGACCGCCGAGATGATTCAACGGCTGGCCGAAGACAGCCAAAAAATTAATGGCGTGGTCAGCGTGATTCACAGCATTGCCGAGCAGACCAATCTATTGGCGTTGAACGCTGCGATCGAAGCGGCCCGCGCCGGTGAAATGGGCCGAGGGTTTGCCGTGGTCGCCGATGAAGTGCGCAATCTGGCCAAACGAGTACAGACTTCGACTGACGAGATCACCACCATGGTCTCGGCGTTGCAGGCCGGCACCCGCGACGCGGTGGATTTCATGCAGGAGAGTTCGTACAAGGCCGACGATTGCGTGCAGCAAGCACAAGAGGCCGGCGAGGCGCTGGCGGAGATCACCGGAGCGGTGGCGCAGATGCGTGAGAGCAACACGCAGATTGCCGTGGCGGCGGAGCAGCAAAGCCAGGTCGCCGAGGAGATGAACCGGGCGGTGGTAAGTATTCGCGATGTGACCGAGAACACCGTGCAGCAGACGGTGGATTCGGCGACCACGAGTAATGAATTGGCGACGTTGGCTGGGGAACTGAGCAAGGCCATAGGTCAGTTGAAACTCTGA
- a CDS encoding ABC transporter ATP-binding protein — protein sequence MGASILTAKNLSKVVPSAEGELTILHELSLELNKGDSLAIVGASGSGKSTLLGLLAGLDLPSSGEVILAGQGLSNLDEDQRARIRAEHVGFVFQSFQLLDSLNALENVMLPLELDGRKDARERATELLQRVGLGQRLTHSPRQLSGGEQQRVAIARAFAAEPDVLFADEPTGNLDSHTGERISDLLFELNKERGTTLVLVTHDERLAHRCRRLIRLEAGLLVAPLEP from the coding sequence ATGGGCGCAAGCATTCTCACCGCGAAGAACCTCAGCAAAGTGGTTCCCAGCGCGGAAGGTGAACTGACTATCCTGCACGAACTCAGCCTGGAACTGAACAAGGGCGACAGCCTGGCCATCGTCGGCGCGTCCGGTTCCGGTAAATCCACCCTCCTCGGCCTGCTCGCCGGCCTCGATCTGCCAAGCAGTGGCGAAGTTATCCTCGCCGGCCAGGGCCTGAGCAATCTGGATGAAGACCAGCGCGCACGCATTCGTGCCGAGCATGTCGGTTTCGTCTTCCAGTCGTTCCAGTTGCTCGACAGCCTCAATGCGCTGGAAAACGTCATGCTGCCGCTGGAACTTGATGGCCGCAAAGACGCCCGTGAACGGGCGACGGAGTTGCTCCAGCGCGTCGGCCTTGGCCAGCGTCTGACCCACTCGCCACGTCAACTCTCCGGTGGTGAGCAACAACGTGTGGCGATTGCCCGTGCGTTTGCTGCCGAGCCTGACGTACTGTTCGCCGACGAACCCACCGGCAACCTCGACAGCCACACCGGTGAGCGCATCAGCGATCTGCTTTTCGAATTGAACAAGGAGCGCGGCACCACCCTGGTGCTGGTGACCCACGACGAACGCCTGGCCCATCGCTGCCGGCGCCTGATCCGTCTTGAAGCCGGGCTGTTGGTCGCCCCTCTGGAGCCTTGA
- a CDS encoding L,D-transpeptidase family protein has protein sequence MLPRFPAVTRCLSLAALCVAGPVAALEFPLPPPGEDIIGQVQVIKAKYEDTFADLGTKYDLGYSEMVAANPGVDAWLPGAGTEIVLPTRFILPPGPREGIVINLAEYRLYYFPKGKNVVYTFPLGIGREGWGSPIAHTSITAKTPNPTWTPPASIKAEHAADGDPLPNVVPAGPDNPLGPFKFTLGTPGYLIHGSNKKFGIGMRTSHGCFRMFNNNVLEMAGMVPVGTSVRILNDAYKFGSSGGKVYLEAHTPIDDKGNPSVVDKHTAVINAMLKREDVTSNLRVNWDVVRDVVAAEDGLPTEIGTPSASAPMVSSTPIDLQQ, from the coding sequence ATGTTGCCGCGCTTTCCTGCCGTCACCCGCTGCCTGTCACTTGCCGCCCTGTGTGTGGCCGGTCCCGTTGCTGCATTGGAGTTTCCCCTGCCACCACCCGGTGAAGACATCATCGGTCAGGTGCAGGTGATCAAAGCCAAGTACGAAGACACTTTCGCCGATCTGGGCACGAAGTACGATCTGGGCTACTCGGAGATGGTCGCGGCCAACCCGGGCGTCGATGCCTGGTTGCCGGGTGCCGGCACCGAGATCGTTTTGCCGACCCGTTTCATTCTGCCGCCGGGCCCGCGTGAAGGCATCGTCATCAACCTTGCCGAATACCGCCTCTACTACTTCCCGAAAGGCAAGAATGTGGTTTACACGTTCCCGCTGGGTATCGGTCGTGAAGGTTGGGGTTCGCCAATCGCCCACACCTCGATCACCGCCAAGACGCCAAACCCGACCTGGACGCCTCCAGCGTCGATCAAGGCTGAGCACGCCGCAGATGGTGATCCGCTGCCGAACGTAGTGCCGGCCGGCCCGGACAACCCATTGGGTCCGTTCAAGTTCACCCTGGGCACCCCGGGTTATCTGATCCACGGTTCGAACAAGAAATTCGGTATCGGCATGCGCACCAGTCACGGCTGCTTCCGCATGTTCAACAACAACGTGCTGGAAATGGCCGGCATGGTCCCGGTCGGTACGTCGGTGCGCATCCTCAACGATGCCTACAAGTTCGGCAGCAGTGGCGGCAAGGTTTATCTGGAAGCGCACACGCCGATCGACGACAAGGGCAACCCGTCGGTGGTCGACAAGCACACTGCGGTGATCAACGCGATGCTCAAGCGTGAAGACGTCACCAGCAACCTGCGCGTGAACTGGGATGTGGTGCGTGATGTGGTCGCGGCCGAAGATGGCCTGCCAACGGAAATCGGCACCCCGAGTGCCTCGGCCCCGATGGTGTCGAGTACACCGATCGACTTGCAGCAGTAA
- a CDS encoding DoxX family protein: MSSLINKVLFTRAGYGLTILRIAVGVIFAAHGSQKLFGLFGGYGLAGTAQYMDSIGLHPGYLMATLAGGTEFFAGLALIIGLLVRPAALGLTFLSLVAIFTVHISNGLFMANNGYEFALALLGGSLAVLIEGAGKLSVDRAIAG; encoded by the coding sequence ATGAGCTCTCTGATCAACAAAGTACTGTTCACCCGCGCTGGCTACGGTCTGACCATCCTGCGCATCGCTGTCGGCGTGATCTTCGCGGCTCACGGTTCGCAAAAACTTTTCGGTCTGTTCGGTGGTTATGGTCTGGCGGGCACCGCGCAGTACATGGACAGCATTGGTCTGCACCCGGGCTACCTGATGGCGACGCTGGCGGGCGGTACTGAGTTCTTCGCTGGCCTGGCCTTGATCATCGGCCTGCTGGTACGCCCGGCGGCATTGGGTCTGACCTTCCTGTCGCTGGTGGCAATCTTCACCGTACACATCAGTAACGGTCTGTTTATGGCCAACAACGGTTACGAGTTCGCGCTGGCCCTGCTCGGTGGCAGCCTCGCCGTGCTGATCGAAGGCGCCGGCAAGCTCTCGGTGGACCGCGCCATCGCCGGTTAA
- a CDS encoding ABC transporter permease, which produces MARLPLLRLFSLAIRQLMRDARAGELRVLFFALVVAVAASTAIGYFGARLNGAMMLRATEFLGADLVLEGSSPAREEQIRSGTELRLNHAQVVEFSSVIATDNGIQLSSIKAVDRAYPLRGELKSAPAPFAAEETGGEPQPGEAWVEARLLTALDLKIGDSIDVGMKTLKLARVLTYEPDRAGNFYSLTPRVMINIDDLAATGVVQPGSRVSYRELWRGEPQALETYRQLIKPGLAANQRIQDARDGNRQIGGALGKAERYLNMASLVAVLLAGVAVALSANRFASRRFDASALLRCLGLSRRETMVLFSLQLTVLGLLAALSGALLGWLAQLGLFALLHDLLPSDVPPGGLFPAIAGIGTGLVALAGFALPPLAALGRVPPLRVLRRDMLPIPSSTWMVYGAALGALGLIMWRLSLDLLLTFALLGGGVVAALVLGGLLLLLLQSLRRMLARASLPWRLGLGQLLRHPLAAAGQSLAFGLILLSMALIALLRGELLDTWQNQLPKNAPNYFALNILPADKQAFTDHLIKVSAQAAPLYPVVPGRLISINGEAVQQIVSKDSAGDRAVQRDLSLTWAADLPAGNKLTAGEWWKDQPTDGVPGVSVEGKVAESLKLKLGDHMVFSVGGVNREAKVTSLREINWDNFQPNFFMIFQPGTLKDLPATYLTSFYLAPGHDQQIVELSRTFPAVTILQVEALLEQLRSILAQVTLAVEYVLLFVLAAGMAVLFSGLQATLDERIRQGALLRALGAERQLLIKARRIEFGLLGAVSGLLAAIGSEVVSLVLYRYAFDLPWHPHPWLLVLPLIGAALIGGAGVFGTRRALNASPLTVLREG; this is translated from the coding sequence ATGGCACGTTTGCCGCTGTTGCGCCTGTTCAGTCTCGCCATACGCCAACTCATGCGCGATGCCCGCGCCGGTGAATTGCGCGTGTTGTTCTTTGCGCTGGTCGTGGCGGTGGCGGCGAGTACCGCCATCGGTTATTTCGGCGCCCGACTGAATGGCGCGATGATGCTGCGCGCGACTGAATTTCTCGGCGCCGATCTGGTTCTCGAAGGCAGTTCCCCGGCCCGTGAAGAACAGATCAGGAGTGGTACTGAGCTGCGCCTGAATCACGCGCAAGTGGTGGAGTTTTCCAGCGTCATTGCCACCGACAACGGCATCCAGCTGTCGAGCATCAAAGCCGTCGATCGCGCCTACCCGTTGCGTGGTGAACTGAAGAGCGCGCCCGCCCCGTTCGCTGCCGAAGAAACCGGCGGTGAACCGCAACCCGGCGAAGCCTGGGTCGAGGCACGCCTGTTGACCGCACTGGATCTGAAGATCGGCGACAGCATCGATGTCGGCATGAAGACATTGAAACTGGCGCGCGTACTGACGTATGAACCGGATCGCGCCGGCAACTTCTATAGCCTCACGCCCCGAGTGATGATCAACATTGATGACCTCGCCGCCACCGGCGTGGTGCAACCCGGCAGCCGCGTGAGTTACCGCGAACTGTGGCGCGGTGAACCGCAGGCGCTGGAAACCTATCGACAGCTGATCAAACCCGGGCTCGCTGCGAATCAGCGGATTCAGGACGCCCGCGATGGCAACCGACAGATTGGCGGAGCCCTCGGTAAGGCCGAGCGCTATCTGAACATGGCCAGTCTGGTCGCCGTGTTGTTGGCAGGTGTAGCTGTGGCGTTGTCGGCCAACCGTTTCGCCAGTCGCCGTTTCGACGCCAGTGCCTTGCTGCGCTGCCTCGGATTATCGCGCCGGGAAACCATGGTGCTGTTCAGTTTGCAGTTGACCGTGCTCGGCTTGCTCGCCGCGCTCAGCGGAGCGCTGCTCGGCTGGCTGGCACAACTGGGTTTGTTCGCGCTGCTGCATGATTTGTTGCCAAGCGATGTGCCACCGGGCGGTCTGTTTCCAGCCATTGCCGGAATCGGCACCGGGTTGGTGGCGTTGGCCGGTTTCGCCTTGCCGCCGCTGGCTGCGCTGGGCCGCGTGCCGCCGCTGCGTGTGCTGCGCCGGGACATGTTGCCCATCCCGTCGAGTACCTGGATGGTTTACGGCGCAGCCTTGGGTGCGCTCGGCCTGATCATGTGGCGCCTGAGCCTCGATCTGCTGCTGACGTTCGCCTTGCTCGGTGGTGGTGTAGTTGCCGCGTTGGTGTTGGGCGGTCTGCTGTTGTTACTGCTGCAAAGCCTGCGGCGGATGCTCGCCCGTGCTTCGCTGCCGTGGCGGTTAGGTCTGGGCCAGTTGCTGCGCCATCCCTTGGCAGCGGCTGGTCAGTCGCTGGCATTCGGCCTGATTCTGCTGTCGATGGCCTTGATCGCCCTGCTGCGTGGCGAACTGCTCGACACCTGGCAAAACCAGCTACCGAAAAACGCTCCCAACTATTTTGCCCTGAACATTCTGCCAGCAGACAAACAGGCCTTCACCGATCACCTGATCAAAGTGTCCGCGCAAGCGGCGCCACTGTATCCGGTGGTACCGGGACGGCTGATCAGCATCAACGGCGAAGCCGTGCAGCAAATCGTCAGCAAGGATTCGGCCGGCGACCGTGCCGTGCAGCGCGATTTGAGCCTGACCTGGGCGGCGGATTTGCCGGCGGGCAACAAGCTCACCGCCGGTGAGTGGTGGAAAGATCAGCCAACCGACGGCGTTCCCGGCGTATCGGTGGAAGGTAAAGTCGCCGAAAGCCTCAAGCTCAAACTCGGCGATCACATGGTGTTCAGCGTCGGCGGGGTCAATCGTGAAGCGAAGGTCACCAGCCTGCGTGAGATCAACTGGGACAACTTCCAGCCGAACTTCTTCATGATCTTTCAGCCCGGCACGCTGAAGGATCTGCCGGCGACTTACCTGACCAGCTTCTATCTGGCGCCAGGTCATGATCAGCAGATCGTCGAACTATCACGCACCTTCCCGGCGGTGACCATTCTTCAGGTCGAAGCGCTGCTGGAACAACTGCGCAGCATCCTCGCCCAAGTCACCCTGGCCGTGGAATATGTATTGTTGTTTGTCTTGGCGGCTGGAATGGCCGTGCTGTTTTCCGGCTTGCAGGCGACGCTCGATGAACGCATTCGCCAAGGCGCGCTGTTGCGTGCGCTGGGTGCGGAGCGGCAGTTGCTGATCAAGGCACGGCGTATCGAGTTCGGTTTGCTCGGTGCGGTCAGCGGATTGCTCGCGGCGATCGGCTCGGAAGTGGTGAGTCTGGTGTTGTATCGCTACGCGTTCGATCTGCCGTGGCACCCGCATCCATGGTTGTTGGTGCTGCCGTTGATTGGCGCCGCGCTGATTGGGGGGGCCGGCGTGTTCGGTACGCGCCGGGCACTCAACGCAAGTCCACTGACAGTGTTGCGTGAGGGTTGA
- a CDS encoding terminase, whose protein sequence is MGKRHPNLPAWQWRAYPGNHQHPTNLVLHLIAVPLFIVAFLLIVSGVFSLSLASVAIGVIGIIAALGLQRHGHSLEAQASEPFSDRKDAVSRLLVEQFLTFPRFFLSGGWWRAWRERHRRH, encoded by the coding sequence ATGGGTAAACGTCACCCCAACCTTCCCGCGTGGCAATGGCGCGCGTACCCGGGCAATCACCAGCACCCGACCAATCTGGTGTTGCACCTGATCGCCGTGCCGCTGTTCATCGTCGCGTTTCTGCTGATCGTCTCCGGGGTGTTCAGCCTGAGCTTGGCCAGTGTGGCCATCGGCGTGATCGGCATCATCGCGGCGCTGGGTTTGCAGCGTCATGGTCACAGCCTGGAGGCGCAAGCCTCCGAGCCGTTCAGTGATCGTAAAGATGCGGTGTCGCGGTTACTGGTCGAGCAGTTTCTGACTTTTCCGCGCTTCTTTCTCAGTGGCGGCTGGTGGCGCGCCTGGCGTGAGCGCCACCGTCGGCACTGA
- a CDS encoding TatD family hydrolase — protein MQLIDIGVNLTNPSFADKHQAVLDRAYAAGVCQLVLTGTSVEGSEQALELCQQLDESGQRLFATAGIHPHSASDWNADSARRLRSLLQEKNVVAVGECGLDFNRDFSPRPQQEKVLEEHLALAVELQLPVFLHERDASQRLLEILKGFRDQLPAAVVHCFTGEQKALFSYLDLDLHIGITGWICDERRGTHLHPLVKEIKRGRLMLESDAPYLLPRTLRPKPKNGRNEPAYLTEVLREVALHRGETEEDLAAHTTACARAFYNLPALS, from the coding sequence ATGCAACTCATCGATATCGGCGTCAACCTGACCAATCCCAGTTTCGCCGACAAACATCAGGCCGTGCTTGATCGCGCCTATGCCGCCGGGGTTTGCCAACTGGTGCTGACCGGCACCAGCGTCGAGGGCAGCGAACAGGCTCTGGAGCTGTGCCAGCAACTGGATGAGAGCGGTCAACGGCTGTTCGCCACCGCCGGTATTCATCCGCATTCGGCCAGTGACTGGAACGCTGACAGCGCCCGTCGTTTGCGAAGCCTGTTGCAAGAAAAAAATGTAGTCGCCGTGGGTGAATGCGGGCTGGATTTCAACCGTGATTTCTCGCCGCGCCCACAGCAGGAAAAAGTCCTCGAAGAACACTTGGCGCTGGCCGTTGAACTGCAATTGCCGGTGTTTCTGCATGAGCGTGATGCCAGCCAGCGTTTGCTGGAAATCCTCAAAGGCTTCCGCGATCAACTGCCCGCCGCGGTGGTGCATTGCTTCACCGGCGAGCAAAAAGCCTTGTTCAGCTATCTCGACCTGGATCTGCACATCGGCATCACAGGCTGGATCTGCGACGAACGCCGTGGCACGCATTTGCATCCGCTGGTGAAAGAGATCAAACGCGGGCGCTTGATGCTGGAAAGCGACGCGCCTTATCTGCTGCCGCGCACCCTGCGACCGAAACCGAAGAACGGCCGCAATGAACCGGCGTATCTGACCGAAGTGCTGCGTGAAGTGGCGTTGCATCGCGGCGAGACCGAGGAAGATCTGGCGGCGCACACCACTGCGTGTGCCCGCGCGTTCTACAACCTCCCCGCCCTCTCCTGA
- the greB gene encoding transcription elongation factor GreB, whose product MSRYRPPRPAGTALITPEGEARMRAEFHELWHVRRPQVTQSVSEAAAQGDRSENAEYTYGKKMLREIDSRVRFLTKRLEALKVVSEKPSDPNKVYFGAWVTIEDEDGKQSRYRIVGPDELDLKLGLISIDSPLARALIGKALDAEVRVQTPTGEQFVYIVAIDYP is encoded by the coding sequence ATGAGCCGTTATCGCCCTCCACGCCCCGCCGGCACCGCGTTGATCACCCCTGAGGGTGAAGCGCGGATGCGCGCCGAATTCCATGAGTTGTGGCATGTGCGCCGCCCGCAAGTCACGCAATCGGTCAGCGAAGCGGCGGCGCAGGGTGATCGCTCGGAGAACGCTGAATACACCTACGGCAAGAAAATGCTGCGCGAGATCGACAGTCGCGTGCGCTTTCTCACCAAGCGCCTGGAAGCATTGAAAGTCGTCAGTGAAAAACCCAGTGACCCGAACAAGGTCTACTTCGGCGCATGGGTGACCATCGAAGACGAAGACGGCAAGCAATCGCGCTACCGCATCGTCGGCCCGGATGAACTGGATCTGAAACTGGGTCTGATCAGCATCGACTCGCCACTCGCCCGCGCCTTGATCGGCAAGGCGCTGGATGCAGAAGTCAGGGTGCAGACACCGACGGGTGAGCAGTTCGTTTACATCGTCGCCATCGACTATCCGTAA
- a CDS encoding transglycosylase SLT domain-containing protein, which translates to MVRPSVLLLLCGSLLLPMTAVARLPGPLQAVPAAKVRDLSEIRSSRVLRVLVNQSRNSSGEVQGQAIGVEYHRLRAFEQYLNGHARDGQQLTLKIIPKAKDQLLGALQRGEGDLVAPGELLDLQPGYAVASSEPIASNIPLVLVGIKGERRYTKVEQLSGKTLALPTGSAAGEAVSQLNQKLALHKLAPIKIEWVDPTLAVEDVLEMVQGGIFHLTIVEQPIAERWGKILPKLRFDRQLMISEPGEEYWFVRRDAAMLRASIDRFLGGYKKPSNEDAAFLRIYRRLYQVHYPLAKADRQRLEKLRPTLQKHAQAQNMDWLNLAALAFKESRLQPNARSGSGPTGLMQITPSAAQRVGVSNIQNLDANVQAGAKYLAMIRRKFFNSPKLNERERMAFTLAAYNIGPERVQGMRAEARRRGLNPNQWFFQVERIAMEQVGMGPVSYVNSVNKYYLAFDRERESLEPGAQKVVSRK; encoded by the coding sequence ATGGTTCGTCCCTCGGTTTTGCTGCTGTTGTGTGGATCGTTACTGCTGCCGATGACGGCGGTTGCGCGCCTGCCCGGGCCACTGCAAGCCGTTCCGGCGGCCAAGGTGCGGGACTTGTCCGAGATTCGCAGCAGCCGCGTGTTGCGCGTGCTGGTCAATCAGAGCCGCAACAGCTCCGGTGAAGTTCAGGGTCAGGCCATCGGCGTCGAATACCATCGCCTGCGCGCCTTCGAGCAATACCTCAACGGCCACGCCCGCGATGGCCAGCAACTTACCCTCAAAATCATTCCCAAAGCCAAGGATCAACTGCTCGGCGCCTTGCAGCGTGGCGAAGGTGATCTGGTCGCACCGGGTGAATTGCTCGATCTGCAACCTGGTTATGCCGTGGCCAGCAGCGAACCGATCGCCAGCAACATACCGCTGGTGCTGGTCGGGATCAAAGGTGAGCGGCGCTACACCAAAGTCGAGCAGCTTTCCGGCAAAACCCTGGCGTTGCCGACCGGCAGTGCGGCGGGGGAGGCGGTCAGTCAGCTCAACCAGAAACTGGCGTTGCACAAACTGGCGCCGATCAAGATCGAATGGGTTGATCCGACGCTGGCGGTCGAAGATGTGCTGGAGATGGTTCAGGGCGGGATTTTTCACCTGACCATCGTTGAGCAGCCGATTGCCGAACGCTGGGGCAAGATCCTGCCGAAACTGCGCTTTGACCGGCAACTGATGATCAGCGAGCCGGGCGAGGAATACTGGTTTGTACGCCGCGATGCTGCGATGTTGCGTGCGAGCATTGATCGCTTCCTCGGTGGTTACAAGAAACCGTCCAACGAAGATGCCGCGTTTCTGCGCATCTATCGCCGTCTCTATCAAGTCCACTATCCATTGGCCAAGGCTGACCGCCAACGCCTGGAAAAACTGCGCCCGACCCTGCAAAAGCACGCGCAGGCGCAGAACATGGACTGGCTCAATCTGGCCGCACTGGCGTTCAAGGAATCACGCCTGCAACCCAATGCCCGCAGCGGCAGTGGCCCGACCGGGCTGATGCAGATCACCCCGTCCGCCGCTCAGCGAGTCGGCGTGAGCAACATTCAGAATCTTGATGCGAATGTGCAGGCCGGGGCCAAATATCTGGCGATGATCCGCCGCAAGTTCTTCAACAGCCCCAAGCTCAATGAGCGCGAGCGCATGGCCTTTACCTTGGCGGCCTACAACATCGGCCCCGAGCGCGTGCAGGGCATGCGCGCTGAGGCCCGACGCCGGGGGCTGAATCCTAACCAGTGGTTCTTCCAGGTCGAGCGCATCGCCATGGAGCAGGTAGGAATGGGGCCGGTCAGCTATGTTAATAGCGTGAACAAGTATTACTTGGCGTTCGACCGGGAGCGGGAGTCGTTGGAGCCCGGGGCGCAAAAAGTCGTCTCACGGAAATGA
- a CDS encoding arylesterase: protein MRVWFLSAGLALMCMAQNAAAGTVLIVGDSISAGFGLDTRLGWVSLLEQRLKQEGFDDKVVNASISGDTSAGGQARLPALLAEHKPELVILELGGNDGLRGMPPTQLQQNLASMIDSSRQSGAKVLLLGMQLPPNYGKRYTDAFAEVYGKLANDKKIPLVPFFLDGVGGHPDLMQADGLHPAAGAQGKLLENVWPTLKPLL, encoded by the coding sequence ATGCGTGTGTGGTTTTTGAGTGCTGGCCTGGCCTTGATGTGCATGGCCCAGAACGCAGCGGCGGGTACTGTCCTGATCGTTGGCGATAGTATCAGCGCCGGTTTCGGACTGGATACCCGCTTGGGGTGGGTGTCGTTGCTCGAACAACGGCTCAAACAGGAGGGTTTCGACGACAAAGTGGTCAATGCCTCCATCAGCGGCGACACCAGTGCCGGAGGCCAGGCGCGCCTGCCCGCGCTGCTTGCAGAGCATAAGCCGGAACTGGTGATCCTCGAATTGGGTGGCAACGATGGCTTGCGCGGAATGCCGCCAACTCAATTGCAACAAAATCTTGCCTCGATGATCGACAGCTCGCGTCAGAGCGGGGCCAAGGTGCTGTTGCTCGGCATGCAACTGCCGCCCAATTATGGAAAGCGTTACACCGATGCTTTTGCCGAGGTCTACGGCAAACTCGCCAACGATAAAAAGATCCCGCTGGTACCGTTTTTCCTCGACGGCGTAGGTGGTCATCCGGACTTGATGCAGGCCGATGGACTGCACCCGGCAGCCGGGGCTCAGGGCAAGTTGCTGGAAAATGTCTGGCCGACGCTAAAACCGCTGTTATGA